Proteins from one Lachnospiraceae bacterium KGMB03038 genomic window:
- a CDS encoding HAMP domain-containing histidine kinase, producing MKQHWYKTNLTKMVLIILEHVLVVILVLSFLWLVSYPALREEIFEGNPARKYEDSRGFASQLESKSEQVLNGISASNFFETNGSLDEEKIIDIEEWYKNGEAPGKNVSGLAYRLGDLIEWSNRMTAYDANSSDYMNMENIVVCERPAADGNGKLYQYYTYSDFESAIQNGDLQFAAAVEADAQAGLLQTLQDGYGYQGMESYDDNGEELSKEILNAQGEQEYIDYWNYDGFRVEERFAPIGGGSILDIVNQDAHWNGRLEEAYEELRACVEMIGGQYSEYNAWMSDLQEGDTNYAYIYVDPASQEVYTNREEYQDLGSLETNLETLKDTGKYIIIRPKLADFDTNVAEADASIWRDMVKYSGTNEEDFVFAAAVDTSYPIQDSFYSENRLYEQYGSSAREIALIGLAAGILAIVGGIWLTFAAGRNNKDEELHLCWFDRWKTEIAGAVVVLLWCVPFLFINSGYFWVGDIYSNSYGQTTNLTEDMLPVMIMGAVTAAISCSAFLIGYLSLVRRIKARNLWKNSILRWICSFIYRIFSNLHCLWRRLIMFGGFVLIHWIAILCWPSGFWGILMLAAEGAALVYLVHEAVGREKIKTGIMKISGGEVDYKIPTEELRREQKIIGEQINSIGEGLDAAMEERMKSERLKTDLITNVSHDIKTPLTSIINYVDLLKKENFEDPKIQRYLEILESKAQRLKTLTEDVVEASKVSSGNISLEYMNINFVEMIQQTSGEFEEKFKARNLTEVMNISEEEAYIRADGRRTWRILENIYNNAAKYAMEGTRIYADMKVIDNQVTFSLKNISQQQLNISADELTERFIRGDISRSTEGSGLGLSIAKTLTEMQGGKFELYLDGDLFKVTIVFPRV from the coding sequence ATGAAACAGCACTGGTATAAAACCAATCTGACAAAAATGGTTTTAATTATTTTGGAACATGTTCTGGTGGTCATCCTGGTGCTCAGCTTTTTGTGGCTGGTTTCTTATCCGGCGCTGAGGGAAGAGATTTTTGAGGGAAATCCGGCCAGAAAATATGAGGATTCCAGGGGATTTGCCTCACAGTTGGAAAGTAAGAGCGAGCAGGTGTTGAATGGCATCAGCGCATCTAACTTTTTTGAAACCAATGGCAGTCTGGATGAAGAGAAGATCATTGATATTGAAGAATGGTATAAGAACGGCGAAGCTCCGGGGAAAAATGTAAGCGGTCTGGCATACCGCCTTGGGGACTTGATAGAGTGGAGCAATAGAATGACCGCTTACGATGCAAATTCTTCCGACTATATGAATATGGAGAATATCGTTGTCTGTGAAAGACCGGCCGCCGATGGAAACGGGAAATTGTATCAATATTATACATATTCGGATTTTGAGTCAGCGATTCAGAACGGCGATTTGCAATTCGCGGCCGCGGTAGAAGCAGATGCTCAGGCAGGGCTTCTGCAGACACTCCAGGATGGATATGGCTATCAGGGGATGGAATCCTATGACGACAATGGGGAAGAATTGTCGAAAGAAATCTTGAATGCGCAGGGGGAGCAGGAGTACATTGATTATTGGAACTACGATGGTTTTCGTGTGGAGGAAAGGTTTGCGCCGATTGGGGGCGGCAGCATCCTGGATATCGTGAATCAGGATGCCCACTGGAATGGACGGCTGGAAGAGGCTTATGAGGAACTGCGGGCCTGTGTTGAGATGATCGGAGGGCAGTATTCGGAATACAATGCCTGGATGTCAGACTTACAGGAAGGAGATACCAACTATGCGTATATTTACGTAGATCCGGCGAGTCAGGAAGTATATACCAATCGGGAAGAGTATCAGGATCTGGGAAGTCTGGAAACCAATTTGGAGACGTTAAAAGATACAGGAAAATATATTATCATCAGGCCTAAGCTGGCGGACTTTGATACCAATGTGGCGGAAGCGGATGCCTCCATCTGGCGGGATATGGTAAAATATTCCGGAACTAATGAAGAAGATTTTGTCTTTGCCGCAGCGGTGGATACATCCTATCCAATCCAGGACAGCTTCTATTCTGAGAATCGTCTGTACGAACAGTATGGTTCCAGCGCGCGTGAGATCGCTCTTATAGGATTGGCGGCGGGAATCCTGGCCATTGTGGGAGGTATTTGGCTGACTTTTGCGGCCGGAAGGAATAACAAAGACGAAGAACTCCATTTATGCTGGTTTGATCGGTGGAAAACAGAGATCGCGGGAGCTGTGGTCGTCTTACTGTGGTGTGTCCCATTTCTTTTTATCAACAGTGGTTATTTTTGGGTCGGAGATATATATTCTAATAGTTATGGGCAAACAACTAATTTAACCGAGGATATGCTGCCAGTTATGATCATGGGAGCCGTGACAGCGGCCATTTCCTGCAGCGCGTTTCTGATAGGTTATTTAAGCCTTGTCCGGAGGATCAAAGCAAGAAATTTGTGGAAAAACAGCATCCTTCGCTGGATTTGTTCCTTTATTTATCGGATCTTTTCCAATCTGCACTGTCTGTGGCGGAGGCTCATCATGTTTGGCGGGTTTGTGCTGATCCATTGGATCGCGATCCTGTGCTGGCCCAGCGGTTTCTGGGGAATACTTATGCTGGCGGCAGAAGGAGCGGCCCTGGTTTATCTTGTACATGAAGCTGTTGGAAGAGAAAAGATTAAAACCGGAATCATGAAAATCTCCGGCGGCGAAGTGGATTATAAGATTCCGACAGAAGAGCTGCGCAGAGAACAGAAGATTATCGGCGAGCAGATCAACTCCATTGGCGAGGGGCTGGATGCCGCTATGGAAGAACGGATGAAGAGTGAACGGCTGAAAACCGATCTGATCACAAATGTATCCCACGATATTAAGACGCCGTTGACTTCCATTATCAACTATGTAGATCTTTTGAAGAAAGAGAATTTTGAGGATCCTAAGATCCAGCGGTATCTGGAGATCCTGGAAAGCAAAGCGCAGAGATTAAAGACCTTGACAGAAGATGTAGTGGAAGCCTCAAAAGTAAGTTCCGGCAATATTTCATTGGAATATATGAATATTAATTTTGTGGAAATGATCCAGCAGACCAGCGGCGAATTTGAAGAAAAATTCAAAGCCAGGAACCTGACAGAAGTGATGAATATTTCGGAGGAAGAAGCATATATCCGGGCTGATGGGAGGAGAACCTGGAGAATTCTGGAAAACATCTATAACAACGCCGCGAAATACGCAATGGAAGGCACACGCATTTACGCGGATATGAAGGTTATAGATAATCAGGTGACTTTCAGTTTGAAAAATATTTCTCAGCAGCAGCTCAATATCTCGGCAGATGAGCTGACCGAACGGTTTATCCGGGGAGATATCTCGAGAAGTACAGAAGGCAGCGGACTGGGGCTGTCCATCGCAAAAACCCTGACAGAGATGCAGGGAGGAAAATTTGAATTATATCTGGACGGAGATCTGTTCAAAGTGACGATTGTATTTCCGAGGGTTTAA
- a CDS encoding response regulator transcription factor: MAKILVCDDDKEIVEAIDIYLTQEGYQVFKAYDGQEALSVLKKEPVDLLIIDVMMPRLDGIRATLKIREENNIPIIILSAKSEDADKILGLNVGADDYVTKPFNPLELVARVKSQLRRYTQLGSTVQGTGETVYSAGGLSINDDLKEVRVDGELVKLTPIEYNILLLLVKNQGKVFSIDQIYESIWNEDAIGVDNTVAVHIRHIREKIEINPKEPRYLKVVWGVGYKVEKF; encoded by the coding sequence ATGGCAAAAATTTTAGTGTGCGATGATGACAAAGAGATCGTGGAAGCGATCGATATTTACTTGACGCAGGAAGGATACCAGGTATTCAAGGCGTATGACGGACAGGAAGCCTTAAGTGTGCTGAAAAAGGAGCCGGTGGACCTTTTGATCATAGATGTTATGATGCCGAGGCTTGACGGGATCCGGGCTACGCTAAAGATCCGGGAGGAGAATAATATTCCGATCATCATTCTGTCTGCGAAATCGGAGGATGCGGACAAGATTCTGGGATTAAATGTTGGGGCGGATGATTATGTGACGAAGCCTTTTAATCCGCTGGAGCTGGTAGCCAGAGTCAAATCCCAGCTCCGCAGATATACCCAGCTTGGAAGTACGGTGCAGGGAACAGGAGAAACGGTCTATTCAGCGGGAGGGCTTTCCATCAATGATGACCTGAAAGAAGTCAGAGTAGACGGAGAGCTGGTGAAACTGACGCCGATCGAGTATAATATCCTGCTGCTTTTGGTCAAGAATCAGGGGAAGGTATTTTCTATTGACCAGATTTATGAAAGCATCTGGAACGAGGATGCGATTGGCGTAGATAATACGGTAGCAGTACATATCCGCCATATAAGGGAGAAAATTGAGATCAATCCCAAGGAGCCTCGATATCTGAAAGTGGTGTGGGGCGTGGGATATAAGGTGGAGAAGTTTTAG
- a CDS encoding lysophospholipase, protein MKKEFSYLSRDGVTKIHGIEWIPDGEIIGILQMCHGMVEYIDRYDEFAAYLAGKGFYVVGHDHLGHGKSVQSQEDYGHFDEVKGNRYLIGDIHMLRQRTMKKYPGLPYFIMGHSMGSFLVRQYLTLYGQGLAGAIIMGTGYQPLPVILAGQLLCKILAAFKGWRHRSRLVDGLCLGIYRSHFKSGGGVGDWTTSDREMWEKYTKDPLCNFRFTLAGYYQMLEGMKSLVKAGSVKRIPKELPVFFVAGEDDPVGAFGKGVRKIYAKYKASGLEKTDLKLYRDDRHEILNETDRDKVYEDLYLWLRENL, encoded by the coding sequence ATGAAGAAAGAGTTCAGCTATCTGTCACGGGATGGCGTGACGAAGATCCATGGGATTGAATGGATTCCGGACGGCGAGATCATAGGAATCCTTCAGATGTGTCACGGAATGGTAGAGTATATCGACCGATATGATGAATTTGCCGCATACTTGGCCGGAAAGGGCTTTTACGTGGTAGGACACGATCATCTGGGACATGGAAAATCTGTTCAGAGCCAGGAAGATTATGGACATTTCGATGAAGTGAAGGGGAATCGGTATCTGATCGGAGATATCCATATGCTCCGCCAGAGGACGATGAAGAAATATCCCGGCCTCCCTTATTTTATAATGGGGCATAGTATGGGGTCATTCTTAGTGCGTCAATATCTGACGCTGTATGGCCAGGGGCTTGCGGGCGCGATCATCATGGGAACAGGCTATCAGCCTCTTCCAGTGATTCTGGCGGGCCAGTTACTGTGTAAGATCCTGGCAGCATTCAAAGGCTGGAGGCATCGGAGCCGGCTGGTAGACGGCCTGTGCCTTGGGATTTACCGGAGCCATTTTAAGTCCGGCGGAGGCGTGGGAGATTGGACCACATCTGATCGGGAAATGTGGGAGAAATATACAAAAGATCCCTTGTGCAATTTCCGGTTCACATTGGCAGGCTATTATCAGATGCTGGAGGGAATGAAATCACTGGTCAAGGCGGGAAGCGTTAAGCGGATACCTAAGGAATTACCGGTATTCTTTGTGGCTGGTGAGGACGATCCGGTAGGAGCGTTTGGTAAAGGAGTACGGAAAATATACGCAAAATATAAAGCCTCCGGCTTGGAAAAGACAGATCTGAAGCTTTATCGGGATGACCGACATGAGATCCTGAATGAGACAGACCGGGATAAGGTATATGAAGACTTATATCTTTGGCTGAGAGAGAATTTATAA
- a CDS encoding citrate/2-methylcitrate synthase — protein sequence MGKSVEKALFEITPEIQHFAEICEEKNAIEKDLYTKYEVKRGLRDLNGKGVLAGLTNISDVCATKVVDGKEVPCEGNLYYRGYNIKDLVQGFLKEKHFGFEEISYLLLFGELPNAKELETFHETLVERRTLPPNFVRDIIMKAPSRDMMNSISRSILNLYSYDAKADDTTIPNVLRQCLNLISQFPMLMVYGYHAYNYRVGEDLFIYAPSPELSTAENILMMLREDRKYTKLEARILDMALVLHMDHGGGNNSTFTTHVVTSSGTDTYSTIAAAMASLKGPKHGGANIKVTQMFEDMMHQVSDWEDRDEVKAYLNDLLDKKAFDKKGLIYGMGHAIYSVSDPRADIFKKFVKKLAKEKGCEKEYALYEMVEHMAPEVIGEKRKIYKGVNANVDFYSGLVYSMLDLPPALYTPIFAAARIVGWSAHRLEELKNVDKIIRPAYKPLAPHRDYIPMEER from the coding sequence ATGGGAAAAAGCGTAGAAAAGGCATTGTTTGAGATCACGCCGGAGATCCAGCATTTTGCGGAGATTTGTGAGGAAAAGAATGCGATTGAAAAGGATCTGTATACAAAATACGAAGTAAAACGGGGACTTCGTGATCTGAATGGAAAAGGCGTCTTGGCAGGACTCACTAACATTTCTGATGTATGCGCTACGAAGGTCGTGGATGGAAAAGAAGTACCCTGCGAGGGAAATCTTTACTATCGGGGCTATAACATCAAAGATCTGGTCCAGGGATTTTTGAAAGAAAAACATTTTGGATTTGAAGAAATTTCTTATCTTTTGCTGTTTGGTGAACTGCCAAACGCGAAAGAACTGGAGACGTTCCATGAGACATTGGTCGAGCGTCGGACGCTGCCTCCGAATTTTGTAAGAGATATCATTATGAAAGCGCCCAGCAGAGATATGATGAACAGTATTTCCCGGTCTATCTTAAATCTTTATTCTTATGACGCGAAGGCGGATGACACAACGATTCCAAATGTACTCCGTCAGTGTCTGAACTTGATCAGTCAGTTTCCAATGCTAATGGTTTATGGTTACCACGCATATAATTACCGGGTAGGAGAGGACCTCTTTATCTACGCGCCGTCGCCGGAACTGTCAACAGCGGAGAATATTCTGATGATGCTGCGGGAAGACCGGAAATATACCAAATTAGAAGCCAGGATTTTAGATATGGCTCTGGTTCTGCATATGGATCACGGCGGCGGAAACAACTCTACATTTACAACTCATGTGGTAACTTCTTCAGGGACAGATACATATTCTACGATCGCCGCGGCCATGGCTTCTTTGAAAGGTCCGAAGCATGGAGGGGCGAATATTAAGGTAACGCAGATGTTTGAGGATATGATGCACCAAGTTTCTGACTGGGAAGACCGGGACGAAGTAAAGGCGTATCTGAATGATCTGCTGGACAAAAAGGCATTTGACAAAAAAGGACTGATCTATGGAATGGGGCACGCGATTTATTCCGTTTCCGATCCAAGAGCAGATATTTTCAAGAAGTTTGTAAAGAAATTGGCCAAGGAAAAAGGCTGCGAGAAAGAGTATGCTCTTTATGAAATGGTAGAACATATGGCGCCGGAAGTGATCGGGGAGAAGCGCAAGATCTATAAAGGTGTGAATGCAAATGTGGACTTCTACAGCGGCCTGGTATACAGTATGCTGGATCTTCCGCCGGCTCTTTATACGCCGATCTTTGCCGCGGCCCGTATCGTAGGGTGGAGCGCCCATCGGCTGGAAGAGCTGAAGAACGTAGACAAGATCATACGGCCGGCGTACAAACCGCTTGCGCCGCATAGGGACTATATTCCAATGGAAGAACGTTAA
- the rsmA gene encoding 16S rRNA (adenine(1518)-N(6)/adenine(1519)-N(6))-dimethyltransferase RsmA, protein MSREKLGNPQNTIDILQKYHFTFQKKFGQNFLIDTHVLDKIIQAAEITKEDMVLEIGPGIGTMTQYLAESAGKVIAVEIDRNLIPILSETLSGYENVRIINEDVLKVDIRELAERENGGRPIKVVANLPYYITTPIIMGLFESHVPVESITVMVQKEVAQRMQTGPGNKNYGALSLAVQFYAKPYIVANVPPNCFMPRPKVGSAVIRLTRHEKPPVDVADEKLMFDIIRAAFNQRRKTLYNALRNSGKFESSDEMIADAIAQLGKGAGVRGETLTLEEFARLSNDIQTRQKG, encoded by the coding sequence ATGAGCAGGGAAAAACTGGGGAATCCGCAGAATACGATCGATATTCTACAGAAATATCATTTCACATTTCAGAAAAAGTTCGGGCAGAATTTCTTGATTGATACCCATGTGCTGGACAAGATCATCCAGGCGGCAGAAATCACAAAAGAGGATATGGTTCTGGAGATTGGGCCGGGAATCGGCACGATGACCCAGTATCTGGCGGAATCAGCGGGAAAGGTGATCGCTGTAGAGATCGACAGAAATTTGATTCCAATTCTTTCTGAAACATTAAGTGGATATGAGAATGTGAGGATCATCAACGAGGATGTTTTGAAAGTGGATATCCGAGAACTGGCAGAACGGGAAAACGGCGGCCGGCCGATCAAGGTAGTCGCGAATCTTCCTTATTATATTACCACTCCGATCATTATGGGATTGTTTGAAAGCCATGTTCCGGTGGAAAGTATTACGGTCATGGTGCAAAAAGAGGTGGCCCAGCGGATGCAGACAGGCCCGGGGAATAAGAATTATGGGGCGCTGTCTCTGGCTGTTCAGTTCTATGCAAAGCCGTATATCGTAGCGAATGTTCCCCCGAACTGTTTTATGCCGAGGCCAAAGGTGGGGTCTGCGGTGATCCGCCTGACCCGTCATGAGAAACCGCCCGTGGACGTGGCAGATGAGAAATTGATGTTCGATATTATAAGAGCGGCGTTTAACCAGAGAAGAAAGACCCTTTACAACGCTCTTAGAAATTCTGGGAAATTTGAATCTTCAGATGAAATGATCGCAGATGCAATTGCACAGCTTGGAAAAGGCGCAGGTGTACGAGGAGAGACTCTGACATTGGAAGAATTTGCCAGGCTGAGCAATGACATACAAACCAGACAGAAAGGATGA
- a CDS encoding zinc-binding dehydrogenase: MKKVLLDNGSVWLKEIPEPILRRETDVKIQVDYASICGYDLMVYRGQASPGSDFRVGHEVSGTVLETGAQVTGLEPGDKVAVRLDTACGQCAMCRAGKPDYCLNMQIYDGGMQERMVCPEQVLCPLGGLGLRAGCLIEPLTMGMCSVKKADIRGGERVLILGGGAMGLLMLKLLRLYPVSEVVIADPNQKKRKMARDFGATWTFDPASPRYMEEMNGYCESEGYDVVIEASGNPASAKLAFHLAARGGRVVFFGLYGMNFELPVNLFNLYYKDVSIHAVLPSTTLYPAAVKLAPRLRLEELITAEFPYWKASEAFQEKASGEHAKVVLKFHLGTG, translated from the coding sequence ATGAAAAAGGTATTGCTGGATAATGGAAGCGTCTGGCTTAAGGAGATACCGGAACCTATACTTCGTCGAGAAACGGATGTAAAGATACAGGTAGATTATGCCTCGATCTGCGGGTATGATCTGATGGTCTATCGGGGGCAGGCATCGCCCGGATCAGATTTCCGAGTGGGACATGAAGTATCCGGCACCGTACTGGAGACTGGCGCTCAGGTAACCGGACTGGAGCCTGGAGACAAGGTGGCTGTCAGGCTGGATACGGCTTGTGGGCAGTGCGCCATGTGCAGAGCGGGAAAGCCGGATTATTGTCTGAATATGCAGATCTATGACGGCGGGATGCAGGAACGGATGGTATGCCCGGAACAGGTGTTGTGCCCGCTTGGCGGCCTGGGGCTTAGAGCCGGATGCCTGATAGAACCGCTGACAATGGGAATGTGCAGTGTGAAAAAAGCGGATATCAGAGGCGGCGAGCGGGTACTGATCCTTGGAGGCGGAGCGATGGGACTGCTGATGCTGAAGTTGCTGCGCCTGTATCCAGTCAGCGAGGTTGTGATAGCCGATCCTAATCAGAAAAAGAGGAAAATGGCGCGGGACTTTGGAGCAACCTGGACTTTTGATCCTGCCTCCCCCAGATATATGGAAGAAATGAACGGATACTGCGAAAGTGAAGGATATGATGTGGTGATCGAAGCTTCCGGCAATCCTGCCTCGGCGAAACTTGCCTTCCACCTTGCCGCCAGAGGCGGCAGAGTAGTCTTCTTTGGTTTGTATGGGATGAACTTTGAGCTGCCGGTCAATCTATTCAACCTCTATTACAAAGATGTCTCTATTCACGCGGTGCTGCCATCCACCACCCTTTATCCGGCGGCAGTAAAACTGGCTCCCAGGCTGAGACTGGAAGAATTGATCACAGCAGAATTTCCTTATTGGAAAGCGTCAGAAGCATTTCAGGAAAAAGCCTCTGGAGAGCATGCAAAAGTCGTGTTAAAGTTCCATTTGGGTACAGGGTAA
- a CDS encoding helix-turn-helix transcriptional regulator gives MSYSVIFIVDNLELQGILKQYIGQWKEDYSLVLHTTNAVLAASMIESLPAQIVLIQEGLNFYNENWFIRDTQRYKPNIRYILLKSQDRGSTLSEENQKRVSAILDWETLSPEELKAALDQAARDYDDQEKQKETLTDENRWQKAYMRWLHESNLLAGVLGGTVEGTQIFRLDSSFKPGSFLLLIGENQTEPKWTFYNQNPVSLGKMYQGLEEIMERLAGLVLIASEKKLCFLFNVNRENQKEKLELFQKEIREWERTFMVPHLRFSASGIENDLGNLSALYREVDGTLKYHFFSGSDRIVTSSWLAETSVSLDLDELYHQMERLDTSFEQRDYPMLAGALGRISHMTWETLSFNSYEYVWGQLSYFYFSQARKYRLYPEEGFFNMNNREYPGFETAFQSMTEYLASLFQKLPGEKMETSNSHVNQAIALLRQNMEQNIGLAEAARRIHVSPSYLSHLFQKELGTTYINYSNHLRMEYAARLLQKPGKISQVAEKAGFEDSKYFSRLFKNIMGVSPREYQARMKAKEEDAG, from the coding sequence ATGAGTTACTCGGTGATTTTCATTGTAGACAATCTGGAATTGCAGGGAATCTTAAAACAGTATATAGGCCAGTGGAAAGAAGACTATTCTCTGGTACTGCATACGACCAATGCGGTTTTGGCAGCTTCTATGATCGAGAGCCTGCCGGCGCAGATCGTGCTCATACAAGAAGGGCTGAATTTTTACAATGAAAATTGGTTTATCCGGGACACCCAGCGTTACAAGCCAAATATCCGATATATCCTGCTAAAATCTCAAGATCGCGGAAGTACGCTGTCGGAAGAGAATCAAAAGAGGGTCAGCGCGATTCTGGACTGGGAGACGCTCTCGCCGGAAGAACTGAAGGCAGCTCTGGACCAGGCGGCGCGGGATTACGATGACCAGGAAAAGCAAAAGGAAACGCTTACAGATGAAAATAGGTGGCAGAAAGCCTATATGCGATGGCTCCATGAGAGTAATCTTTTGGCCGGGGTGCTGGGCGGAACCGTGGAAGGAACACAGATCTTCCGGCTGGATTCCAGTTTTAAGCCCGGAAGCTTCCTGCTTCTGATCGGAGAAAATCAGACGGAGCCTAAATGGACGTTTTACAACCAAAACCCTGTTTCTCTGGGGAAAATGTATCAAGGGCTGGAAGAGATCATGGAGCGGCTGGCCGGGCTGGTCCTGATCGCCAGTGAAAAGAAGTTATGCTTTCTTTTTAATGTAAACCGGGAGAATCAGAAAGAAAAGCTGGAACTATTTCAAAAAGAAATCCGGGAATGGGAGCGGACCTTTATGGTTCCGCATTTACGGTTTTCTGCCAGCGGGATAGAAAATGATCTGGGTAATCTGTCGGCGCTGTATCGGGAAGTGGATGGAACTTTGAAGTATCATTTTTTCAGTGGAAGCGATCGGATCGTGACCAGCAGCTGGCTTGCGGAAACTTCTGTGAGTTTGGATCTGGATGAGCTGTACCACCAAATGGAGCGGCTGGATACTTCCTTTGAACAGCGGGATTATCCTATGCTGGCCGGGGCCCTGGGAAGAATCTCTCATATGACCTGGGAGACATTGTCTTTCAATTCCTATGAATATGTCTGGGGACAGCTTAGTTATTTTTATTTTTCTCAGGCCCGAAAATACCGGCTGTATCCGGAGGAAGGTTTTTTTAATATGAATAACCGGGAATATCCAGGATTTGAAACAGCTTTTCAGAGCATGACGGAATATCTTGCCTCCTTATTCCAGAAGTTGCCGGGAGAAAAGATGGAGACCTCAAATTCCCATGTGAATCAGGCCATCGCTCTTCTGCGTCAAAATATGGAACAAAATATCGGACTTGCGGAGGCGGCCCGGAGGATCCATGTAAGTCCCTCTTATCTGAGTCATTTATTCCAGAAGGAATTGGGAACTACCTACATCAACTACAGCAATCACCTGCGGATGGAATATGCGGCCAGATTATTGCAAAAGCCAGGGAAGATCAGTCAGGTGGCGGAAAAAGCAGGATTTGAGGACAGTAAATATTTCAGCAGGCTTTTTAAGAACATTATGGGGGTATCCCCGCGGGAATATCAGGCAAGAATGAAGGCGAAGGAGGAGGATGCAGGATGA
- a CDS encoding zinc-binding dehydrogenase: MKALAKICDGKVDLVDLPEPMIRPNAVKVKVDYCALCATDIHIVTQDLYHFSKDLLPMGLGHEGSGTIVELSDEAAEMGYKIGDKVAVASLGHCGVCDECKRAHDVFCEHSTSAMPMATEYAVVNLDMIFKIPENADPLHYCIAEPCASAMQGIDIADIQIGDSVLISGVGGIGAILLDMLTKRGATKLTASDPLPQKRQRALDMGAQYVIDPSSEDIVEKGLEITGGRGYDVIIEASGVPAAAPPLLNLIAKKGKVVYFAVFPMDYELPVNLYEMYMKEASLHTVYTSIYNYPRVIDLLPQMQLDKIIGPIMPLSDAVNAFELYKKSEYPKIVIKCNKDA, translated from the coding sequence ATGAAAGCTTTAGCGAAAATCTGCGACGGAAAAGTGGATCTTGTGGACCTTCCAGAACCAATGATACGGCCAAACGCCGTTAAGGTGAAGGTGGACTACTGCGCCCTGTGCGCCACCGATATCCACATTGTCACTCAAGACTTATATCATTTCTCCAAAGATCTTCTGCCAATGGGACTTGGGCATGAAGGTTCCGGAACCATCGTAGAGCTCAGCGATGAGGCGGCGGAAATGGGCTATAAGATCGGCGATAAGGTGGCTGTGGCAAGTCTTGGACACTGCGGCGTCTGCGATGAGTGCAAGCGCGCCCATGACGTGTTCTGCGAACATTCTACTTCCGCCATGCCGATGGCGACCGAGTACGCCGTGGTGAACCTGGATATGATCTTCAAGATTCCAGAAAACGCCGATCCGCTTCACTACTGCATCGCTGAGCCTTGCGCCTCCGCTATGCAGGGCATTGATATCGCTGATATTCAGATTGGAGACTCCGTTTTGATCTCCGGCGTAGGCGGCATCGGCGCGATCCTGCTGGATATGCTGACCAAAAGAGGCGCCACCAAACTGACCGCCAGTGATCCCCTCCCGCAGAAACGCCAGCGGGCGCTGGATATGGGCGCTCAGTATGTGATCGATCCCTCCAGTGAAGATATTGTAGAAAAGGGATTAGAAATCACAGGAGGACGGGGCTATGATGTGATCATCGAAGCTTCCGGAGTGCCGGCAGCCGCTCCGCCGCTGCTCAATCTGATCGCTAAAAAAGGAAAAGTCGTTTATTTCGCCGTATTTCCCATGGATTATGAGCTGCCTGTAAATCTTTACGAAATGTACATGAAAGAGGCAAGCCTTCATACGGTCTATACCAGCATTTACAATTACCCAAGAGTCATCGACCTGCTGCCCCAAATGCAGTTAGATAAGATCATAGGCCCTATCATGCCCCTTTCAGATGCGGTAAATGCTTTTGAATTATATAAGAAGTCAGAATATCCAAAGATTGTTATTAAATGTAATAAAGACGCGTAA